GGCTGCTTCTGTATTTCTATCTAAGGTTACCGTGACGTGCTCTGTTTGTGTCTTGGATTGATTTCTCAGTGTGGCTAGCGATCTTCTACGGCgattcttattttctttccatctcGTTCTCTTGTTCATGGGCACAGCTGGCTGGTGGTCGGGTAGTTAGTAGTTGGGTTTAGGGCTAGCGGCCTTCAGTTCActtaatagataaatttaCACACAACTGCATTACTGATTCTACACTTTGACTGCTGTTACTACGTACGAGGAAGATACACTTGGCATTTAGCTACAATGGGATGTCTGTTTTGAAGACCATTCATTTGATTCATCTAACAATCTCGCATATCTGTGTGGATCGAGGTTGATGCATTTATTGTCCCTGAATAGAAGTCAGCGACTGTCTTAGTGACCCGGATGATAGATCTCAATACTTACATACCACTCCAGGTTACCGTCGTTGTTGGTAATGTGGAGTCCGAGATTGATGCCCTGACGTCCACGGCTACCACCATCACGCGTTGGCAGCTCGGCCTCGAGCCAAGGCTCGGAACCACGGAATTCGAAAGTGATATCATCGGCGCTCTGGGTAAATCCGGTGGTATCGCGGCTGAACCAGCCTATCCAGGGTGTTAGTCATCTTTTTTTCCATCAGATATGAAGGTAGGACACTGACCATCGTCGTTGCCGATTACATCATCGAGGTTGATTTCGGCGGGCTGCCACGATCCATCCTCTGCCTGGGCCTCGCAAACGAGCCAGGTTTCAGGTCCCCGGTTTTCGATACGGACGTCTCGGGAGGATTCGGCGAAAGACGACATGATGGATAGATTGGGAGCTGGTATGTAATATGAGACGGAAGTGAAAGCAATAGTAAACCTGGTTAAGAATGAAACGAACCTCACGGGAGATGAAGAGACCTTATATACCTTTATCCTCCTCTCAGCTGGTGTCATGACTGCGATGTAGCTGGCTTAGTGACGCCATCTGAGCCCCGCGCTCAGTTCGTTGATAGGAGGAGAGCTGTCCACGCTACGTTCTTTAGCCTCGATGCACTCAGCTGAACTTTGTACATGATGCCATCGTGCTCTATGTTTGGCAGTACACCGCTCATTTCCAGCTGCTGGAGTGGGCTTCAGACAAAAAGACCCACTGCAGTACGGCTGAGGATTTCCTAGAGTCTGTGCGGAGTACTATCTATGGTTCCACTCTACGCCTGAGATATGCCACGTATGCCCTTTACTTGACAGGCGAGCATCTCGATATAGCACGAGTCATTCAGGTACCCCACAATTCAGCTAGAAAGATGAGAGCCACATCAACATTCCCCACTTTATCCCAAATGATTCGCCGGTCAAATCAAATTAAGTTTAGTAGATCTCTCCCTTCGGTTCAACCGCGATATATAGAAAACCACGCTAAGCACTGGGACAGAAGTTAGAATGGCGTACAGAATACATGCATCCTATCATATCTTCGAACAATTTGTGGTGTCGATCTCGGAGTTGTGGCGAGCTGATAAAGTGGGGACTAGCACATAGGAGTACCATGGACGGAGATTTCGGGTGCGGCTGTGGCTGAGATATTGGGGTTGTGCAATCTTTGGATCTGAATCAGTTGGAATATTGCATATACATATGATCTTAAGAAGCAATATATCAATATTACTGGTATACATCTTTCTATAATCCATAACATTACCATCAACTATCCCTTTGATTctgttgttttccttgtGCTATGTGACTCATTTAGTGGACCTATTGGACGTGTTGGGCATTCGACTACTATGGTAGGGTGCGAAAAAGGTCATGCCGATCCCTGTCAAGGTGGTTGTATATCATTTCCCCTTTTTACAGATGTTGCCAGCTGGATACAGAATATAATAGGACGCACGATCTGTAAGCGAATTGCCCCACAGGGATCGACACCATGTTTTCGCGCCATATATCAGTAGATGATGTCGTGGCGGGGCTATGAACTGGGATACTGGAGATGCAAGACCacggaaagggaaaaggcagTGTTGAGATGATACTGAGCTAAGCCTATCAAAGCGCGTACTGAATACACAAGCTGTTGACCTCTGGGGAAGGCCTGAGCGGAACTGAATAGTAGTAGGTATGTAGTGAGAGATTAATCGGTTAGTCAATTAGGTCACCTCATATTCAGGAAGCTAAGTTTAAGGACTCCAAATCTATTTGAATTGGTTTTATATAATGATAACGATATAGATAGCTAGAGTAACTGAGGGGCTGATATTGAGAGATGAGGATATGCCAATTGCCCCTCATTCTGACCTCGCCAACGTCAGTTGCAGCGATAGCCAGAGGCATGCTGAATGACACGTCAATCTGAGGGTCAAGTTCGTATTACCTCTAACCTATGATTTgtgagtacggagtataattAGCAATCTACATTGATTCCAAGGGTCGAAGATCAAACACACACACGGGCAATCACCGGCATAGAGACTCGATGACTTCCGCTTTACATTCCAACCTCGACGTGAGGTGCCCGCGTGAACTTACCGCTCCGTGGGAAG
This DNA window, taken from Aspergillus flavus chromosome 5, complete sequence, encodes the following:
- a CDS encoding Cyanovirin-N, with the protein product MSSFAESSRDVRIENRGPETWLVCEAQAEDGSWQPAEINLDDVIGNDDGWFSRDTTGFTQSADDITFEFRGSEPWLEAELPTRDGGSRGRQGINLGLHITNNDGNLEWYVSIEIYHPGH